A single genomic interval of Anopheles marshallii chromosome 2, idAnoMarsDA_429_01, whole genome shotgun sequence harbors:
- the LOC128708847 gene encoding uncharacterized protein LOC128708847 produces the protein MPKSVPKSGDRSRTCQPSGGGRKRKLEPVASAPYPQDRSGAGKRIRIPATGQSPASGSVSSTTPDTPPTERGAVTDFMLQALGRIRELQDELDFLQNDPYAEDTDDEDQHDHGRQPPVQVIGGRQAEAIGWAVCARETMHFLQREGIPPDSPLMVNLRRRLVGRVDEPDEGLSC, from the coding sequence ATGCCAAAAAGCGTTCCAAAGAGTGGTGACAGATCTCGCACCTGTCAGCCATCCGGTGGAGGCCGAAAGCGAAAGCTGGAACCTGTTGCATCGGCCCCCTACCCACAGGATCGGTCCGGGGCGGGGAAAAGGATACGCATTCCAGCGACAGGGCAATCCCCAGCTTCCGGCAGTGTCAGCTCCACAACCCCCGACACACCGCCGACCGAGCGCGGTGCCGTTACCGACTTTATGCTGCAGGCACTCGGGCGCATCCGGGAGCTGCAGGATGAGCTTGATTTTCTACAGAACGACCCGTACGCCGAGGATACGGACGATGAGGATCAGCATGACCACGGGAGACAGCCGCCGGTGCAGGTGATTGGTGGACGACAGGCGGAAGCGATCGGGTGGGCTGTCTGTGCCCGGGAAACGATGCATTTCCTGCAGCGCGAAGGCATCCCACCGGACAGCCCATTGATGGTGAATCTCCGTCGACGGCTCGTCGGACGGGTGGACGAACCGGACGAAGGACTCTCCTGCTAG